A section of the Rubritalea squalenifaciens DSM 18772 genome encodes:
- a CDS encoding acyl carrier protein: protein MSDSIEQKVKDIVVEQLNVTPDQVKPEAKFIDDLGADSLDTVELVMAFEEEFGIEVPDEEAEKLQSVGDVISYVEKVS, encoded by the coding sequence ATGTCTGATTCAATCGAACAAAAAGTAAAAGATATCGTTGTTGAGCAACTCAACGTGACCCCTGATCAGGTTAAGCCAGAAGCCAAGTTCATCGACGATCTTGGAGCTGACTCCCTCGACACTGTCGAGCTCGTTATGGCTTTCGAAGAGGAATTCGGCATCGAGGTGCCTGACGAAGAAGCTGAGAAGCTTCAGTCCGTTGGTGACGTTATCTCCTACGTGGAAAAAGTTTCCTAA
- a CDS encoding cytochrome c biogenesis protein, producing the protein MNTKVLRWIGFGLAIALIVTVLGYAARYSTAVSKPVEIKGYEKWDPELVKEFAALPVQDGGRVKPFSTWAGFEMLTINGKRSIKLQSGDEIIKLGPVEWALDCMFRPDTADQMPFFQVENAQVLDMIEMEHDEKKRRDRYSFMELSGENGQRLSKIDEIGNQLREKQGKQIDLDQIETQFVDLSTNMRSYISMRSLLNPVRKRLSPDDTDFSLLSYWVKSWPDLARVLQMQMQSQETADQARGLLNNIGMRMEGSIYSQVTMMPPLESDQKAWPARRTWLMDYMSFKTPFDQAQYDYLVELEKLALAYDKGGQKALLEAVKAYKKKIAPALESRGEGQSIPSEITYYKMDYFFNAFVFSILGFLAVALGWVAPGSKLSKCCNIIGWVILALVIAITVAGITHRSILMERPPVGNLYDTIPFIVAVSLIVLAIIEWLTKRSVCLGLALFLGIIGLTLAFAYEQSEGKDHMDPLIAVLRSNYWLTIHVLTITIGYAGGLLTAGLSYVYLLCRWLGLDEGDKKFRRLMTRVVYGGICFTLFFSLVGTILGGVWANDSWGRFWGWDPKENGALIIVLWCLIILHARLGGYIREWGLHTCSVIGAALVTFSWWHVNFLGTGLHSYGFTGDAGLRAVYTVYFINGALAIGAFISGIMESEKKKQIAYQAEMSKVTEKETKSDD; encoded by the coding sequence GTGAACACTAAGGTATTACGATGGATTGGATTTGGTCTGGCGATTGCATTGATCGTCACCGTGCTTGGATATGCTGCCCGATACTCTACCGCGGTTAGTAAGCCAGTGGAAATCAAAGGCTACGAGAAGTGGGATCCCGAATTGGTGAAGGAGTTTGCTGCGCTCCCGGTGCAGGACGGGGGACGTGTAAAACCGTTTTCTACCTGGGCTGGCTTTGAAATGCTGACTATCAATGGTAAGCGCTCGATCAAGCTGCAGAGTGGCGATGAGATAATCAAGTTAGGGCCTGTAGAATGGGCTCTAGATTGTATGTTCAGGCCGGATACGGCGGACCAGATGCCATTCTTCCAGGTTGAGAACGCCCAGGTACTGGACATGATCGAAATGGAGCATGATGAGAAGAAGCGGCGTGACCGTTACTCATTCATGGAGTTGAGTGGGGAAAATGGCCAGCGTCTGAGCAAAATCGATGAGATTGGCAATCAGCTGAGAGAGAAGCAGGGCAAGCAGATCGATCTCGATCAGATAGAGACCCAGTTTGTCGATCTCTCTACCAACATGCGTTCCTACATTTCTATGCGGTCCTTATTGAACCCTGTCAGAAAGCGCCTGAGCCCGGATGATACGGATTTCTCATTACTTTCTTATTGGGTGAAAAGCTGGCCGGATCTGGCCAGAGTTCTCCAGATGCAAATGCAGAGTCAAGAGACGGCGGATCAAGCTAGAGGACTTCTCAACAATATCGGAATGCGCATGGAGGGCAGCATTTACAGTCAGGTCACCATGATGCCACCGCTGGAGTCTGACCAAAAGGCCTGGCCTGCGCGTAGGACTTGGCTGATGGACTACATGTCTTTCAAGACACCATTCGATCAGGCTCAATATGACTATCTAGTAGAGCTTGAGAAGCTGGCACTAGCCTATGACAAAGGTGGTCAAAAAGCACTCCTGGAAGCGGTAAAGGCCTACAAGAAGAAGATTGCTCCTGCGCTCGAATCTCGCGGTGAGGGGCAGAGCATCCCTAGTGAAATCACTTACTATAAGATGGATTACTTCTTTAATGCCTTCGTCTTCTCTATCCTTGGATTCCTGGCGGTAGCCCTCGGCTGGGTTGCCCCTGGTAGTAAGCTGTCTAAATGCTGCAACATCATTGGTTGGGTTATTCTTGCGCTAGTCATTGCCATTACCGTCGCTGGGATTACTCACCGCTCGATCTTGATGGAGCGCCCGCCTGTGGGTAATCTATACGATACGATTCCATTTATCGTAGCGGTCTCCTTAATTGTGTTAGCCATCATAGAATGGCTCACGAAGCGAAGCGTTTGCCTCGGCCTAGCCTTGTTTTTAGGTATCATTGGTCTGACACTTGCCTTCGCCTATGAACAGAGTGAGGGCAAGGATCACATGGATCCACTTATCGCAGTCCTGCGCTCCAACTACTGGCTCACCATCCACGTTCTAACCATCACGATCGGTTACGCAGGTGGTCTCTTAACGGCTGGCCTCTCCTATGTATATCTCCTTTGTCGCTGGCTTGGTTTGGATGAGGGGGACAAAAAGTTCAGACGTCTTATGACCCGTGTGGTTTATGGTGGCATTTGTTTTACCCTGTTCTTTAGCTTGGTAGGAACGATCCTTGGTGGTGTCTGGGCGAACGATTCCTGGGGCCGTTTCTGGGGTTGGGATCCCAAGGAAAATGGTGCCCTAATCATTGTTCTCTGGTGTCTTATCATCCTTCACGCTCGTCTGGGTGGCTACATCCGTGAGTGGGGACTGCATACATGCTCCGTGATCGGGGCAGCTCTGGTGACCTTCTCATGGTGGCACGTCAATTTCTTAGGCACAGGCTTGCATAGTTATGGTTTCACCGGAGATGCAGGATTGCGTGCAGTCTATACGGTGTATTTCATCAATGGTGCTCTGGCGATAGGGGCATTCATTTCTGGCATCATGGAGAGCGAGAAAAAGAAACAGATCGCCTATCAGGCTGAAATGAGTAAAGTCACCGAAAAGGAGACTAAGTCTGATGATTAA
- a CDS encoding cytochrome c biogenesis protein ResB, whose protein sequence is MSETSKNNGKQPTSLGGQIMRVLSGYEIAIISMLLLLLLTLFCTLEQVESGLYWTLKKYFSPEAVVVQPFFGGKDFPLFLPGGYWVCVVFTINLVLGGLIRARKGLKHIPVFVSHMCMVFIMVAGAVGYHQSKEAVIQVEVGKEGDFAQNLYVESIEVFEVVEGSKTKPTVINSDLLSALREDPEASRKFLLPDEFPFDLEVSGYYTSAQLSNDLSKAGMMPVVDGVFLQQTKSNPLEELNIGGCYLKVTDKSSGESRLLILNEMAKSYVTLTFGEKIYGFQMVREIWDLPFTLHLNDSIGEFFPNTTRPKRYESDIKIIDEEGNGQDFHIEMNEPLRHKDLTIYQTNWDDSTGTVVSGFTVKKNPSDQWPKIAIYISAVALAVHFLVKLTAFITNSLGGKRREH, encoded by the coding sequence ATGAGCGAAACATCTAAAAATAACGGCAAACAGCCTACCTCGTTAGGGGGGCAGATCATGCGTGTGCTCAGTGGCTATGAAATAGCCATCATCAGCATGCTTCTTCTGCTCCTCTTGACTCTCTTCTGTACCTTGGAGCAGGTGGAGAGTGGTCTGTACTGGACCTTGAAGAAGTATTTCTCACCGGAAGCTGTGGTGGTTCAGCCGTTCTTTGGAGGTAAGGATTTTCCCTTATTTCTTCCCGGCGGTTATTGGGTCTGTGTGGTGTTCACTATTAATCTGGTCCTAGGCGGATTGATCCGCGCGCGCAAAGGGCTCAAGCACATCCCGGTTTTTGTCAGCCATATGTGCATGGTCTTTATCATGGTGGCAGGTGCAGTGGGCTATCATCAGTCCAAGGAAGCCGTTATTCAGGTAGAAGTCGGCAAGGAGGGGGACTTTGCACAAAACCTCTATGTTGAGTCGATTGAGGTTTTTGAAGTGGTAGAGGGTAGCAAGACAAAGCCTACCGTCATTAATTCTGACTTACTCTCCGCTCTGCGGGAAGATCCAGAAGCCAGCCGGAAGTTTCTCCTGCCAGATGAGTTTCCCTTTGATCTTGAAGTCTCGGGCTATTACACCAGTGCCCAGCTGAGCAATGATCTCTCCAAGGCAGGCATGATGCCTGTGGTGGATGGGGTTTTTCTTCAGCAAACCAAGTCAAACCCACTTGAGGAGCTCAATATCGGCGGATGCTATCTGAAAGTCACCGATAAGAGTTCAGGTGAGAGCAGGTTGCTGATTCTCAATGAAATGGCTAAAAGCTATGTCACCTTGACCTTTGGTGAAAAAATTTATGGTTTCCAGATGGTGCGCGAGATCTGGGATCTTCCTTTTACCTTGCACCTGAATGACTCGATCGGTGAGTTCTTCCCGAATACGACCAGACCGAAACGCTACGAAAGTGATATTAAAATCATTGATGAAGAGGGAAATGGTCAGGACTTCCACATCGAGATGAATGAGCCTCTGCGCCACAAGGACCTGACAATTTATCAGACGAACTGGGATGACAGTACTGGAACGGTAGTCTCAGGATTTACCGTGAAGAAGAACCCTTCAGATCAATGGCCTAAGATCGCTATCTATATCAGTGCTGTGGCTCTGGCCGTTCACTTTTTGGTCAAATTGACTGCATTTATCACTAACAGCTTGGGAGGTAAGAGACGTGAACACTAA
- a CDS encoding acetyl-CoA carboxylase carboxyltransferase subunit alpha — protein sequence MSTKPLEFEQPIFELENELSKLKKKSSSQNIDMSDEISAMEQKLADTRNEIYTNLTSWQRVQIARHTNRPFMLDYVFHAFEDFCELHGDRHIGDDHSMPGGFARIGDKRVVVIGHQKGRDTKENLLRNFGSAHPEGYRKALRLMKMAERFKLPVICMIDTPGAFPGIGAEERNIAEAIAYNLREMMLLKTPIIACVLGEGGSGGALGIGVADKVLMMENAYYSVISPEGCAAILWKHRKHAPEAAEAMKIAAPDLGKLNLIDEVVPEPKGGAHNDHKQTAENFKSVVLKHLEEVEQMTTEEMLEARYQKYRKYGEWQGE from the coding sequence ATGAGCACAAAGCCGCTGGAATTTGAACAACCTATCTTCGAACTCGAAAACGAGCTGTCGAAGCTGAAGAAGAAGTCCTCGTCCCAGAACATCGACATGAGCGATGAGATCTCTGCCATGGAGCAGAAATTGGCAGATACGAGAAATGAGATTTACACCAATCTAACATCGTGGCAACGTGTACAGATCGCTAGACATACCAATAGACCTTTCATGCTCGATTACGTCTTCCATGCTTTCGAAGACTTTTGCGAGCTGCACGGGGATCGCCACATTGGCGATGATCACTCCATGCCTGGAGGTTTTGCGCGTATTGGTGATAAAAGGGTTGTCGTCATTGGTCATCAGAAAGGCCGTGATACCAAAGAAAACCTTCTCAGGAATTTCGGCAGTGCTCACCCGGAAGGCTATCGTAAGGCGCTTCGTCTGATGAAAATGGCTGAGCGCTTCAAGCTGCCCGTCATCTGCATGATCGACACTCCCGGTGCCTTCCCAGGTATTGGAGCTGAGGAGAGAAATATTGCGGAAGCGATCGCCTACAACCTTCGTGAAATGATGCTGCTCAAGACTCCGATTATTGCCTGCGTCTTGGGTGAAGGTGGTTCTGGCGGAGCTCTCGGAATCGGCGTGGCTGACAAAGTTTTGATGATGGAGAATGCCTACTACTCAGTGATTAGTCCTGAAGGATGTGCGGCCATTCTCTGGAAGCACCGCAAGCATGCCCCAGAAGCTGCGGAGGCGATGAAAATTGCCGCCCCAGATCTTGGTAAGCTTAACTTGATTGACGAGGTGGTACCTGAGCCAAAAGGTGGCGCTCACAACGATCACAAGCAGACTGCTGAGAATTTCAAATCAGTCGTGCTCAAGCATCTTGAAGAGGTAGAGCAAATGACTACAGAGGAAATGCTGGAGGCCCGCTATCAGAAATACCGCAAGTACGGTGAGTGGCAGGGTGAGTAA
- a CDS encoding LysM peptidoglycan-binding domain-containing protein, with the protein MRIITVIKFIAAIAVLSALAATLVLAERFFSSDPEQEAPSNKLEALIPAKPAPVEEVEQLVEKLEVDNLPDVTPGERAFESARELLTVGDYLAAEEKLKYVTTYYPTAPSAKEARRILGEMNMDRLFSGVGDSGQKTYTVQRGDSFLKIARENQTNLDLIRLLNGLDRVDRLHPGDELIVMPLNLRLVVDVRQELIELWKGSQYIKAYDPMIMQVPKGQGSVKTKISDVEAKADGRVTNSSKTNYRSSEKIFVFAKPQMVIRSPGDYPKEGFEGVILSDADIEELALLLRSGNSVEIRY; encoded by the coding sequence ATGCGAATCATCACCGTCATCAAATTTATTGCTGCAATTGCTGTGTTATCAGCTTTGGCGGCTACTCTGGTCCTTGCAGAGCGCTTTTTTTCGTCTGATCCAGAGCAAGAGGCTCCCAGTAACAAGCTTGAGGCGCTGATCCCCGCTAAGCCGGCACCCGTGGAAGAGGTTGAGCAGCTCGTTGAAAAGCTGGAAGTGGATAATCTCCCGGATGTCACCCCTGGTGAACGTGCCTTTGAATCGGCCCGAGAACTCCTGACGGTGGGGGACTACCTGGCAGCGGAAGAAAAGTTGAAATATGTGACGACCTATTATCCCACGGCTCCATCAGCCAAAGAGGCGAGGAGAATCCTTGGGGAAATGAACATGGATCGCTTGTTTTCGGGTGTAGGGGATTCAGGACAGAAGACTTACACCGTTCAGAGGGGGGACTCATTTCTTAAAATAGCCCGTGAAAATCAGACCAACCTGGATCTGATCCGCCTACTGAATGGGCTGGACCGAGTGGATAGGCTGCATCCCGGTGATGAGCTGATCGTCATGCCATTGAATTTAAGATTGGTGGTAGATGTCAGGCAGGAGCTGATTGAGCTCTGGAAGGGTTCCCAATATATCAAAGCATACGACCCAATGATCATGCAGGTGCCAAAGGGGCAAGGGAGCGTGAAAACCAAAATCAGTGATGTGGAGGCAAAAGCCGATGGGCGTGTCACGAATTCCAGTAAAACGAATTACCGCTCCAGTGAAAAAATCTTTGTATTCGCTAAACCTCAGATGGTTATCAGGAGTCCCGGCGATTATCCCAAGGAGGGATTCGAGGGGGTGATCCTTAGCGACGCAGATATAGAAGAACTCGCTCTGCTGCTACGCAGCGGAAATTCTGTAGAAATACGATATTAA
- a CDS encoding S41 family peptidase: MRFIVIPLISLSALGSLAHGATDMLNPVTPSLSPDGSKLVFSWNGDIWISNSAGGDAERLTTHPGTEIYPLFSRDGKTLYFNSNQSGSLQVWKLDLMKRGKPVQVTHHSETTLVEDISPDDSQLYLRAYRDFPGRNPLRLYTQDVEGEHAEKLLFDAYGEDARISPDGSKLLFVREGVETYRKGYTGSQASQVWLYDFSTGEYTQPVKSQFGCKDPVWLPDGSGFYYANGEGGTWNLWKYTFANSENSQLTQFKDDGVLTPTLSRDGSTLIFRRLFHYYKWDPSIGGDGERIQLTHSEDLQILMEKDLKINTTSDADFSGSGLEIVFTANDDLYAMDTVLREPNQITSTFSREYNVVFSKDSQAVFFIQDDGINTKLCKITKKDASKYWWEAQEFDTEVVIDSPVTLDTFYPSPDGKQLAYTTIDGKLWISDINGKDSKVLTAAWDTPSFEWSPDSKWITYAHQNDNFNGDVFLTKADGSMEAVNISQHPDNDFGPTFSPDGKKIAFVGRRYGSSYDIFYVDLTSIGSGKSERAQRIENARKAMKKDPAYKKKEEPSKKAEPEKPEEPKKEEPAKEPKKDEPDTPNKPEPPSPNQPDPNNQPDPKKVPANPQPQPKADPDPDPDDQSKQEEPATKKEEKDDESTAAEDETDKQEEESPYDLTNIQKRIERIQVRGSTPNKLVWTSDSKSIIFQTSGGKSTYIVEAKEKGATKEYIKATGSPLRMEKGNKLYWVSKGIPSVATGGKSSGYPFTVFTTQNRVDFQRLLFRGAWRTMRDGFYDEHLNGKNWLGMLSKYEHAAASAPSMKDFDRYVAMLLGELNASHTGFRSKPWQSTWSKRSAWKDEVAHFGLIFDPEHQGEGLKVKEVLPTSPADEQRSKIEAGEIILSIDENKVQSDTAVSKVLTGRLSEARSLEVKGLDGETRSVEIQPISFGEARELAAENNIEKTREMVEKLSNGRLGYIHIARMMWDEFEKFERHLYENGAGKDGLIIDVRDNGGGFTTDHLLTALTQPRHAFTIPRNGGPGYPQDRFVYATWDKPIIVLCNQNSFSNAEIFSHAIKTLNRGKLVGVQTAGGVISAGQVNVLGYGSLRYPFRGWFVIDSGKDMELNGAKPDFEIWPMPGEIPAGIDHQLEKAVEVLTKEIKDKPSQFPKAQYHNR; encoded by the coding sequence ATGCGATTTATTGTCATACCTCTCATCTCTCTCAGCGCCCTAGGCAGCCTAGCCCATGGGGCCACGGACATGCTAAACCCAGTCACTCCCTCTCTTTCTCCGGACGGCAGCAAGCTTGTCTTCAGCTGGAATGGTGACATCTGGATTAGCAACAGTGCTGGCGGAGATGCTGAACGCCTGACTACTCACCCTGGCACAGAAATCTACCCCCTCTTTTCCAGAGACGGCAAAACGCTCTATTTTAACTCTAATCAGAGTGGGTCTTTGCAAGTCTGGAAACTTGATCTCATGAAACGCGGAAAGCCAGTCCAGGTCACCCACCACTCTGAGACGACTTTGGTTGAAGACATCAGCCCTGACGATTCACAGCTCTACCTGAGAGCCTATCGTGATTTTCCCGGCAGGAATCCCCTGCGCCTCTACACACAAGATGTAGAAGGTGAACACGCCGAGAAACTGCTCTTCGATGCCTATGGAGAAGATGCACGCATCTCACCAGATGGCTCCAAATTGCTCTTTGTCAGAGAAGGCGTAGAAACTTATCGCAAGGGATACACTGGCTCACAAGCCAGCCAAGTCTGGCTCTATGATTTCTCCACAGGCGAATACACCCAACCGGTGAAGAGTCAATTTGGCTGCAAGGATCCTGTATGGCTTCCTGATGGCTCCGGGTTCTATTACGCGAATGGTGAAGGAGGTACCTGGAATCTCTGGAAATACACCTTCGCCAACAGCGAGAACAGCCAGCTCACGCAATTCAAGGATGATGGAGTTCTCACACCTACCCTCTCTCGAGATGGCTCCACCCTTATTTTCCGCAGGTTGTTCCATTACTACAAATGGGATCCATCCATCGGCGGAGATGGAGAGAGAATCCAGCTGACCCACTCAGAGGATCTACAAATTCTCATGGAGAAAGATCTGAAAATCAACACTACGAGCGATGCTGACTTCAGTGGCAGCGGTTTGGAAATCGTCTTCACCGCCAATGATGATCTCTACGCCATGGACACCGTCCTGCGTGAACCAAACCAGATCACCAGCACTTTCTCACGGGAGTACAATGTGGTGTTTAGCAAGGACTCCCAAGCGGTTTTCTTTATTCAGGATGACGGCATCAACACCAAACTTTGTAAAATCACCAAAAAGGATGCTTCCAAATACTGGTGGGAAGCCCAGGAGTTTGACACGGAGGTCGTGATTGATAGCCCTGTAACGCTGGACACGTTCTATCCTAGCCCAGACGGCAAGCAGCTTGCCTACACCACCATAGACGGCAAACTCTGGATTTCGGACATCAACGGCAAGGACTCTAAGGTACTTACAGCCGCATGGGATACCCCCTCATTTGAATGGTCTCCAGACTCCAAATGGATCACCTACGCCCACCAAAACGACAACTTCAACGGTGATGTCTTCCTCACCAAAGCGGACGGATCCATGGAAGCAGTCAACATCAGTCAGCATCCAGATAACGACTTCGGCCCCACCTTCTCTCCTGACGGAAAGAAAATCGCCTTCGTTGGCCGCCGCTACGGAAGCAGCTATGACATCTTCTATGTGGACCTCACCTCCATTGGATCAGGCAAAAGCGAACGTGCTCAGCGTATCGAAAATGCCCGCAAAGCCATGAAGAAAGATCCTGCATACAAGAAGAAAGAAGAACCGTCCAAAAAAGCAGAGCCTGAAAAGCCAGAGGAACCTAAGAAGGAAGAACCAGCCAAAGAGCCAAAGAAAGACGAGCCAGATACTCCCAACAAGCCGGAGCCGCCGAGCCCTAATCAGCCTGACCCAAATAACCAGCCTGACCCGAAGAAGGTTCCCGCCAATCCTCAGCCACAACCTAAGGCCGACCCAGATCCCGATCCCGATGATCAGTCCAAGCAGGAGGAGCCTGCTACCAAGAAGGAAGAAAAGGATGACGAGTCCACAGCTGCCGAAGACGAAACGGATAAGCAGGAAGAAGAAAGCCCTTATGATCTGACCAACATCCAAAAACGTATTGAGCGTATTCAAGTAAGAGGATCCACTCCTAACAAACTAGTCTGGACCAGTGACTCGAAGAGCATCATATTCCAGACCTCGGGAGGCAAATCCACATACATCGTCGAGGCCAAGGAGAAAGGCGCCACCAAAGAGTACATCAAAGCAACGGGCTCTCCCCTCCGTATGGAGAAAGGCAATAAACTCTATTGGGTTTCCAAGGGAATCCCTTCCGTAGCCACAGGCGGCAAGTCCAGCGGCTACCCCTTCACCGTGTTCACCACTCAGAATCGAGTAGACTTCCAGCGCCTGCTCTTCCGAGGAGCCTGGAGAACCATGCGCGATGGCTTCTACGATGAACACCTTAACGGCAAGAACTGGCTGGGCATGCTCTCCAAGTATGAGCACGCCGCGGCCTCCGCTCCTAGCATGAAAGACTTTGACCGCTACGTAGCCATGCTACTCGGCGAGCTCAACGCTTCTCACACAGGCTTCCGCTCTAAGCCATGGCAAAGCACTTGGTCTAAACGCTCGGCCTGGAAAGACGAGGTTGCTCATTTTGGTCTCATCTTTGACCCAGAACATCAAGGCGAAGGCTTGAAAGTGAAGGAAGTCCTTCCAACCAGCCCAGCGGATGAACAGCGCAGCAAAATCGAAGCTGGTGAAATTATCCTCTCCATCGATGAAAACAAAGTTCAGTCAGACACAGCTGTCTCCAAGGTTCTCACCGGACGTCTGTCCGAGGCTCGTAGCCTCGAAGTAAAGGGATTAGACGGAGAAACGCGATCAGTAGAGATCCAGCCGATCTCATTCGGAGAAGCCAGAGAGTTGGCGGCTGAAAACAATATCGAGAAGACTCGTGAAATGGTCGAGAAGCTCTCCAATGGCCGCCTGGGCTATATCCACATCGCCAGGATGATGTGGGATGAGTTCGAGAAGTTTGAGCGCCACCTCTATGAAAACGGTGCAGGCAAAGACGGCTTGATTATCGATGTACGAGACAATGGCGGCGGCTTCACCACCGACCACCTCCTTACTGCCCTGACACAGCCGAGACACGCATTTACCATTCCCCGCAATGGCGGACCAGGCTACCCGCAGGATCGCTTTGTCTATGCCACCTGGGATAAGCCTATCATTGTGCTTTGTAACCAGAACAGCTTCTCCAATGCCGAGATTTTCTCTCATGCGATCAAGACCTTGAACCGAGGCAAACTGGTTGGCGTTCAGACCGCAGGCGGCGTTATTTCCGCCGGACAAGTGAATGTCCTAGGCTACGGCTCACTGCGCTACCCATTCCGAGGCTGGTTTGTGATCGATAGCGGAAAGGACATGGAGCTGAATGGAGCCAAGCCTGATTTCGAGATCTGGCCAATGCCCGGAGAGATTCCTGCAGGCATCGACCACCAACTTGAAAAGGCAGTCGAAGTCCTCACTAAAGAGATCAAGGACAAGCCGAGCCAGTTCCCAAAAGCTCAGTACCATAATCGATAA
- a CDS encoding succinate dehydrogenase/fumarate reductase iron-sulfur subunit, with the protein MANLNLTLKVWRQKNANDEGHIETYDAKDIPQEASFLEMLDIVNERIIEDGGNPIHFDHDCREGICGMCSLTINGIPHSKERGITTCQLHMRKFNDGDTIWIEPFRAKAFPVVKDLVTDRGAFDRIIAAGGFIDVRTGSAPDANSMPVEKRLADEAFDAAACIGCGACVAACKNASAMLFVSAKVSHLNKLPQGQPEKDKRALAMVRQMDEEGFGNCTNQYECEAVCPKEISADNIAKLNRDYALAAAKEGLA; encoded by the coding sequence ATGGCCAACCTCAATCTCACACTCAAAGTCTGGCGTCAAAAGAATGCCAATGACGAGGGACACATCGAAACCTACGATGCCAAAGACATTCCTCAGGAAGCTTCCTTCTTGGAAATGCTCGACATCGTTAACGAGCGCATCATCGAAGATGGCGGCAACCCAATTCACTTCGATCACGACTGCCGTGAAGGCATTTGTGGCATGTGCTCATTGACCATTAATGGCATTCCACACTCCAAAGAGCGCGGCATCACCACTTGCCAGCTTCACATGCGTAAATTTAATGATGGTGACACCATCTGGATTGAGCCATTCCGCGCCAAAGCATTCCCTGTCGTTAAAGACTTGGTTACTGACCGCGGAGCCTTTGACCGCATCATTGCTGCAGGCGGCTTCATTGACGTACGCACTGGTTCAGCTCCAGATGCAAACTCCATGCCTGTTGAAAAGCGTCTGGCTGACGAAGCATTCGACGCCGCTGCATGCATTGGTTGCGGCGCCTGTGTAGCAGCCTGTAAGAACGCAAGTGCTATGCTCTTCGTTTCCGCAAAAGTTTCCCACCTCAACAAGCTCCCACAAGGTCAGCCAGAGAAAGACAAACGCGCTCTCGCCATGGTACGCCAGATGGACGAGGAAGGCTTCGGCAACTGCACCAACCAGTACGAGTGCGAAGCCGTTTGCCCGAAAGAAATCAGCGCAGACAACATCGCTAAACTGAACCGCGATTACGCTCTAGCCGCTGCTAAAGAAGGACTTGCCTAA